In a single window of the Chloroflexota bacterium genome:
- a CDS encoding helix-turn-helix transcriptional regulator codes for MDTLLSDFRLVVPHHERHRPKSTTHLNHAPCPLTFRKIYSYNVFMRRKANTLLPIEVSILDAGIRLRTDGLPSFHGFLIAKQIKEREGARLLTAHGTLYKALGRLEKAKLLQSSWEDPLIAAEEGRPRRRLYIVTPAGEAALAKAVHASVGDAGEAKGGLTLA; via the coding sequence ATGGACACTCTTCTGTCGGATTTCCGCCTTGTGGTCCCACATCACGAAAGACATCGTCCCAAATCAACAACGCACCTAAATCACGCGCCCTGCCCCTTGACTTTTAGGAAGATATATTCCTATAATGTGTTCATGCGAAGAAAAGCCAACACCCTTCTACCAATTGAAGTCTCAATCCTTGACGCGGGCATCCGTTTGAGAACCGACGGACTGCCTAGTTTTCACGGCTTCCTCATAGCCAAGCAAATCAAGGAACGGGAGGGCGCGCGCCTGCTGACGGCGCACGGCACATTATACAAGGCGCTTGGAAGACTGGAGAAAGCCAAACTGCTCCAAAGTAGTTGGGAAGACCCTCTCATAGCAGCCGAAGAAGGGCGTCCCAGGCGCCGCCTTTACATCGTAACGCCCGCCGGCGAAGCGGCTCTGGCAAAGGCAGTCCACGCGAGCGTCGGCGATGCTGGCGAAGCAAAGGGGGGACTCACGCTCGCATGA
- a CDS encoding histidine--tRNA ligase family protein, giving the protein MTQLQERSSGRQIHSLSGMCDLDTQTWRRSDDVLAGLRSHIGAWEYHPIDTPLLEETELFVRKAGGDLSGQLYNFTDPGGTPVSLRPEFTSSVIRHYIDNEQSLTPPVRWQYSGPVFRYDATGQGRYRQFTQCGAELVGASGFDADIEIISLAVSGLYSVGLSDFRLRIGHLGVLRALLREFGLSEPARLFIIGNIDALRTGDADVQGLMEHAGEVGLLSGDVDLGLGLETALESMSTESAEEFILGVLKESMPEPLGRRATDQIIARLLSKVRDANCPDAFRRALSLAAAFSRLDGAPRVVLQSARDAAESSGVDAAPLDELASLAERLPELGIAKSRITLDMGMARGISYYTGIVFEIAHDSGAAVGGGGRYDDLVQALGGSASVPAMGFAYNVNVLLDLLPGNARAVNGVGADGV; this is encoded by the coding sequence ATGACGCAATTGCAAGAGCGAAGTTCTGGCAGGCAGATTCACAGTCTGTCCGGAATGTGCGACCTCGACACGCAGACATGGCGGCGCAGCGACGATGTCCTTGCCGGCCTGCGTTCTCACATAGGCGCTTGGGAATACCATCCCATTGACACGCCGCTGCTTGAAGAAACAGAATTGTTCGTTCGCAAGGCAGGCGGCGACCTATCCGGACAGCTGTATAATTTCACCGATCCGGGCGGCACACCGGTTAGCCTGCGACCTGAGTTCACATCGTCCGTCATTCGCCATTACATCGACAATGAGCAATCGCTGACGCCGCCGGTGCGCTGGCAGTACAGCGGGCCCGTCTTCCGCTACGACGCGACCGGGCAGGGCAGATACAGACAATTTACGCAATGCGGCGCGGAGCTTGTCGGCGCGTCCGGCTTTGACGCGGATATAGAGATCATTTCGCTTGCGGTGTCAGGGCTATACAGCGTCGGGCTGAGCGATTTTCGCCTGCGTATCGGGCATCTCGGCGTGCTACGCGCGCTGCTCCGCGAATTCGGGCTTTCCGAACCGGCAAGGCTGTTTATAATTGGCAACATTGACGCGCTTCGCACGGGCGACGCGGATGTGCAAGGCTTGATGGAGCACGCCGGAGAAGTCGGGCTGCTTTCCGGCGATGTGGATCTCGGGCTCGGGCTTGAGACCGCACTCGAAAGCATGAGCACCGAGTCTGCCGAAGAGTTCATATTAGGCGTCCTGAAAGAGTCTATGCCGGAGCCGCTGGGACGACGAGCAACCGACCAGATTATCGCGCGTCTGCTCAGCAAGGTGCGCGACGCGAACTGCCCGGATGCGTTCAGGCGCGCGCTCTCGCTTGCCGCCGCATTCTCACGGCTGGACGGCGCGCCGCGCGTTGTCCTGCAGTCCGCACGCGATGCCGCAGAATCGAGCGGCGTGGACGCGGCGCCGCTGGACGAACTGGCGTCGCTAGCGGAACGCTTACCGGAATTGGGCATTGCAAAATCACGGATCACACTGGATATGGGAATGGCGCGCGGCATTTCGTACTACACAGGCATCGTGTTCGAGATTGCGCATGACAGCGGTGCGGCAGTTGGCGGCGGCGGACGATACGACGATCTCGTGCAGGCTCTTGGCGGCAGCGCTAGTGTGCCGGCGATGGGTTTCGCTTACAATGTGAATGTGCTGCTCGATTTACTTCCGGGCAATGCGCGAGCGGTCAACGGAGTGGGTGCAGATGGCGTTTAA
- a CDS encoding zinc dependent phospholipase C family protein → MPNPPVHMNLARRAADILRHDTIDANMGYYLLGSTSPDIRVITRLDRAVYHFAPLDFEEIGTGINGLFHSHPTLGDASAHSDATQAFMAGYLTHLLADETWIANIFRPYFGNSDVFEDSVLGLVMDRAMQLELDRRCWGTVIPMRGLLDLTVESVRVEFLPDETLAAWLQWVTSSLDRGFSWERLRFMARRIASGEESHPAHVLADTFLKDESDGLDLIYEHMPRGTEEEYQEIVIASLTKALEDYLP, encoded by the coding sequence TTGCCAAATCCTCCTGTGCATATGAACCTTGCGCGCAGGGCTGCGGACATACTTCGCCACGACACAATCGACGCGAATATGGGCTACTACCTGTTGGGTTCGACATCGCCGGACATCCGCGTAATCACGCGCCTGGACAGGGCGGTTTACCACTTCGCGCCGCTGGATTTTGAAGAGATAGGCACGGGCATCAACGGGCTGTTCCATAGCCATCCGACGCTCGGCGACGCATCGGCGCACAGCGATGCGACACAGGCGTTCATGGCGGGCTACCTGACGCACCTGCTCGCCGACGAGACTTGGATCGCGAATATATTCCGCCCGTACTTCGGCAACAGCGATGTGTTCGAGGACAGCGTGCTAGGTCTCGTGATGGACCGCGCGATGCAGCTCGAACTCGACCGCCGCTGCTGGGGTACGGTAATACCGATGCGCGGCTTGCTTGACCTTACGGTTGAGTCTGTGCGAGTCGAGTTTCTTCCCGACGAGACGCTCGCCGCTTGGTTGCAGTGGGTTACGTCGAGCCTGGACCGCGGTTTTTCGTGGGAACGGCTGCGCTTCATGGCGCGGCGCATCGCGTCCGGCGAGGAGTCACATCCGGCGCATGTGCTCGCCGATACATTTCTCAAAGACGAGTCGGATGGGCTTGATCTGATTTACGAGCACATGCCGCGCGGAACGGAAGAAGAGTATCAGGAAATAGTTATCGCGTCGCTGACGAAAGCCCTCGAAGACTACTTGCCGTAA
- the hisD gene encoding histidinol dehydrogenase, which translates to MFGEPLTPLQVVERIVRRVRREGDAAVHEYTEFLDGESPDTLEVPRAAIQAAREQTSAEVVDALEVAAERVRTFHEACLTKGWMDYGEGYGQVVNAVSSAGAYIPGGTALYPSTVLMTAIPAKVAGVEEVVMCTPTKGGKMPSPAVLTAAEIAGVDRVFRIGGAQAIAAMAYGTESVPRVDIICGPGNIFVTLAKKLVYGDVGIDGLYGPTETVVMGDETSNPTLCAVDMLAQAEHDVLARPVLITTSERLAETVDAEITARLERLDRGEIARASTQEQGCIALLDNMDDALTLANEFAPEHICLMMDDAWQHLGKVQNAGAIFIGDFSHEVLGDYVAGPSHVMPTAGTARFNSGLGVHSFVKISPVVALSSATSAEISKAAAVLGRTEGLTAHAEAAEIREELF; encoded by the coding sequence ATGTTCGGCGAGCCGCTCACGCCGCTGCAAGTCGTAGAGCGCATTGTTCGGCGCGTGCGGCGCGAAGGCGATGCGGCGGTGCACGAATATACCGAGTTCTTGGACGGCGAATCACCGGACACGCTGGAAGTGCCGCGCGCCGCAATTCAGGCGGCTCGAGAGCAGACGAGCGCCGAAGTGGTCGATGCACTGGAGGTCGCCGCAGAGCGCGTGCGCACATTCCACGAGGCCTGTCTGACCAAGGGATGGATGGATTACGGCGAAGGCTACGGGCAGGTCGTGAACGCGGTTAGCAGCGCAGGCGCGTACATCCCCGGCGGCACGGCGCTGTATCCCTCCACCGTGCTGATGACAGCGATACCGGCAAAAGTGGCAGGCGTAGAGGAAGTAGTAATGTGCACGCCAACAAAGGGCGGCAAAATGCCAAGCCCGGCAGTGCTGACGGCGGCAGAGATTGCGGGCGTTGACCGCGTATTCCGCATCGGTGGCGCGCAGGCGATCGCGGCGATGGCATACGGCACTGAGAGCGTGCCGCGCGTGGATATCATCTGCGGGCCCGGCAACATATTCGTTACGCTGGCGAAGAAACTAGTGTATGGAGATGTTGGAATCGACGGCTTATACGGTCCGACCGAAACCGTCGTAATGGGAGACGAAACATCAAACCCGACCCTGTGCGCGGTGGACATGCTCGCGCAGGCGGAACACGACGTGCTCGCGCGACCCGTGCTGATAACCACATCCGAGCGCCTCGCTGAAACGGTGGACGCGGAGATTACCGCGCGCTTGGAGCGCCTGGACAGGGGAGAGATCGCGCGCGCATCGACGCAAGAACAGGGCTGCATCGCGCTGCTCGATAATATGGACGACGCGCTGACGCTTGCGAACGAATTCGCGCCGGAGCACATCTGCCTGATGATGGACGACGCATGGCAGCATCTTGGCAAGGTGCAAAACGCCGGCGCGATATTCATCGGCGATTTCTCGCACGAAGTTCTTGGCGATTACGTTGCAGGACCGAGCCATGTTATGCCCACGGCAGGCACGGCACGATTCAATTCCGGGCTGGGCGTGCACTCGTTCGTGAAGATTAGCCCGGTCGTAGCGTTGAGCAGCGCAACTTCCGCCGAAATATCGAAAGCGGCAGCAGTGCTTGGCAGGACCGAAGGCCTTACAGCACACGCGGAAGCTGCGGAAATCAGGGAAGAACTCTTCTAA
- the purS gene encoding phosphoribosylformylglycinamidine synthase subunit PurS: protein MYLARVYIQLRPTVSDPQGQTIRGGLHQLGFNGVSSVRAGKYMEITLEAESESAASEQLRQMCDRLLANPVIEDYRFDLESAPL from the coding sequence ATGTACCTCGCAAGAGTCTATATCCAGCTACGCCCCACCGTCAGCGATCCGCAGGGGCAGACAATTCGCGGCGGCTTGCACCAGCTCGGCTTCAACGGTGTGTCGTCGGTGCGCGCGGGCAAGTATATGGAAATTACGCTCGAAGCAGAAAGCGAATCCGCCGCGTCTGAGCAGCTGCGTCAAATGTGCGACCGGCTGCTCGCCAACCCCGTCATCGAAGACTATCGCTTCGACCTCGAATCTGCGCCTTTGTAG
- a CDS encoding DUF3105 domain-containing protein: MTTRAKRPTPTQVRAARRRRQSRRKKMLAIGGFTIAGGVAFLLILSLILPGLPLDTLFRGGSGDIFGTGAAEAQAFSAEVADVQVEPVENDSPGDSAAVPPLPPNPILGGVDIFYNCPDGCDDLVAKLTTIVDELNSADAPIGLNPKTDMDARILLIGADSNEELEAFDEAAIRDFIETNTAQ; the protein is encoded by the coding sequence ATGACCACCAGGGCGAAACGACCGACACCGACCCAAGTCCGCGCGGCGCGTAGAAGGCGGCAGTCACGGCGCAAGAAAATGCTCGCGATAGGAGGATTCACAATCGCCGGCGGCGTAGCGTTTCTGCTTATCCTCTCGCTAATTCTGCCCGGTCTGCCGCTCGACACGCTGTTCCGAGGCGGTAGCGGAGACATCTTCGGGACCGGCGCGGCAGAAGCGCAGGCGTTCAGCGCCGAGGTTGCCGATGTTCAGGTAGAGCCGGTTGAAAACGATTCGCCGGGCGACAGCGCGGCGGTGCCTCCATTGCCGCCCAATCCGATACTCGGCGGAGTGGACATATTCTACAACTGCCCGGATGGGTGCGACGACCTAGTGGCGAAGCTCACCACCATCGTGGACGAGTTAAATAGCGCGGACGCTCCGATAGGGTTGAATCCGAAAACAGACATGGACGCGCGGATTCTGCTAATCGGCGCGGATTCCAACGAAGAGCTTGAAGCATTCGACGAAGCGGCAATCCGCGACTTCATTGAAACCAACACGGCGCAATAG
- a CDS encoding phosphoribosylaminoimidazolesuccinocarboxamide synthase, whose protein sequence is MTTIRDTDLPNRLYQGKVRDTYDLGDGLLLMVATDRISAFDVVLPTGIPEKGAVLTQISEFWFDMTKDIIPNHFVCLATERDDLGISDELARRSMIVKRADRIDVECIVRGFITGSAWGEYRRTGTVAGVQMPEGLQDGDMFPEPLFTPSTKAEEGHDENITVAQMEDMVGKELTERLSQASIEVYSTARDYAREKGIIIADTKFEFGIIDGEISLIDEVLTPDSSRFWDVDGYAPGKSQPSYDKQYVRDWLDDAGWDHEPPAPELPDDVVASTHQRYLEAYQKLTGNALS, encoded by the coding sequence ATGACTACAATCCGAGATACCGACCTGCCCAATCGCCTTTACCAAGGCAAAGTCCGCGACACCTACGACCTCGGAGACGGCCTCTTGCTCATGGTAGCCACCGACCGCATCTCCGCATTCGACGTCGTGCTGCCTACCGGAATCCCGGAGAAAGGCGCCGTTCTGACGCAGATTTCCGAGTTCTGGTTCGACATGACGAAGGACATCATCCCGAACCACTTCGTATGTCTCGCCACCGAGCGCGACGACCTCGGCATCTCCGACGAGCTTGCCCGCCGCTCTATGATCGTCAAGCGCGCCGACCGCATCGACGTCGAGTGCATCGTGCGCGGCTTCATCACCGGCTCCGCATGGGGCGAGTACCGCCGAACCGGTACCGTCGCCGGCGTCCAAATGCCCGAAGGCTTGCAGGACGGCGATATGTTCCCAGAGCCGCTCTTCACGCCCAGCACCAAAGCTGAAGAGGGACACGATGAGAACATCACCGTCGCCCAGATGGAAGACATGGTCGGCAAGGAACTTACCGAGCGACTCTCGCAGGCATCTATCGAAGTGTATTCCACCGCCCGCGACTACGCCCGGGAAAAGGGCATCATCATAGCCGATACCAAGTTTGAGTTCGGCATCATCGACGGCGAAATCTCGCTCATAGACGAGGTGTTGACTCCTGACTCCAGCCGCTTCTGGGACGTGGACGGCTACGCACCGGGCAAGTCGCAGCCCAGCTACGACAAGCAGTACGTCCGCGACTGGCTCGACGACGCTGGCTGGGATCACGAGCCGCCCGCGCCGGAGCTGCCCGACGATGTCGTTGCCAGCACTCATCAGCGCTACCTCGAAGCCTATCAAAAGTTGACTGGCAACGCACTATCCTAG
- the hisB gene encoding imidazoleglycerol-phosphate dehydratase HisB — protein sequence MRKSKLSRETRETQISVEVNLDGKGEYDIDTGNGMFDHLLAQLSRHGLIDLNIKARGDTHVGWHHLVEDTGIVLGRALKDAVGDGSGIRRMGHTYVPLDEALALTVVDFGGRGYAVIDAPMSDSDLGTLPAELIPHFLETMAREGTFNLHVRILAGSSNHHKAEAMFKSLARSMRAALEVDDRLGGEVASTKGSIG from the coding sequence TTGCGGAAATCGAAGCTGAGCCGCGAAACGCGCGAGACGCAGATAAGCGTCGAGGTGAATCTTGACGGCAAGGGCGAGTACGACATCGACACGGGCAACGGGATGTTCGACCATCTGTTGGCGCAGCTGTCGCGGCACGGGCTTATAGACCTGAACATCAAGGCGCGCGGCGACACGCACGTCGGTTGGCATCACCTCGTCGAAGACACTGGCATCGTGCTAGGCAGGGCACTGAAGGATGCGGTCGGCGACGGCAGCGGCATTCGTCGAATGGGGCATACCTATGTGCCGCTAGACGAGGCGCTGGCGCTTACCGTCGTGGACTTCGGAGGACGCGGCTACGCGGTCATAGACGCTCCAATGTCAGACAGCGATTTAGGCACGCTCCCCGCAGAACTCATCCCACACTTCCTAGAAACAATGGCGCGCGAAGGCACATTCAACCTTCATGTGCGAATACTCGCAGGCAGTAGCAATCACCACAAGGCGGAAGCGATGTTCAAGAGCCTAGCGCGGTCAATGCGCGCGGCGCTGGAGGTGGATGACCGGCTGGGCGGCGAAGTCGCGAGCACGAAGGGCAGTATCGGGTAG
- the hisC gene encoding histidinol-phosphate transaminase: protein MAGEIKRLMRQHLVDIQTYEAVDPPELIARRAGIPESEIVKLNGNENPYGGSPNVADAVANAPVHIYPDPIQRKVRQALSEYTGAPPEEIIAGAGSDELIDLMFRLFLEPGDKVLDFDPTFAMYGFLARIAGGETALVQRNEVFDVDVSAARDALDDRTKIIFLASPNNPTGNLTPREHVRELLDTGRIVVVDEAYYEFCDSTVADMVSDHENLVVLRTMSKWAGLAGLRIGYGIMNEELVQHVIDIKQPYNISVAAEAALLASLDDADLLLDNVGKIVDERERMTSLLNDIAGITPWPSAGNFVLCRLEPSGSAKEVFEALAQRGIVVRMFSSNRLKDFFRVAVGTPEQTDEFVNALREVM from the coding sequence ATGGCAGGTGAGATCAAGCGTCTGATGCGGCAACATCTGGTCGATATTCAGACATACGAAGCGGTTGACCCGCCTGAGCTGATTGCGCGGCGCGCGGGCATTCCCGAGAGCGAAATCGTGAAGCTCAACGGGAACGAAAACCCGTATGGCGGCTCGCCGAATGTCGCCGACGCCGTGGCAAACGCGCCCGTACACATATACCCCGACCCGATACAGCGCAAGGTGCGGCAGGCACTCAGCGAATACACGGGCGCCCCGCCCGAAGAAATCATCGCGGGTGCAGGCAGCGACGAACTTATCGACTTGATGTTTCGGCTGTTCCTGGAGCCGGGCGACAAGGTGCTAGACTTCGATCCGACATTCGCCATGTACGGCTTCCTTGCACGAATCGCGGGTGGCGAGACGGCACTTGTACAGCGCAATGAAGTGTTCGACGTGGATGTTTCCGCTGCGCGTGATGCGCTTGACGACCGCACAAAGATAATCTTCTTGGCGTCTCCGAACAACCCAACTGGCAACCTGACGCCGCGAGAGCATGTGCGCGAGCTGCTGGACACCGGGCGCATCGTCGTGGTGGACGAGGCGTACTACGAGTTCTGCGATAGCACGGTCGCCGATATGGTCTCCGACCACGAAAACTTGGTTGTGCTACGGACGATGAGCAAGTGGGCAGGTCTCGCCGGCCTGCGTATCGGCTACGGCATAATGAACGAAGAGCTCGTGCAGCATGTCATCGACATAAAGCAGCCATACAACATTAGCGTCGCTGCCGAAGCCGCGCTGCTTGCGTCATTGGACGACGCGGACCTGCTGCTAGACAATGTAGGGAAAATTGTGGACGAGCGCGAGCGAATGACTTCGCTGCTAAACGACATCGCGGGCATAACCCCATGGCCGTCCGCCGGCAACTTTGTGCTGTGTAGGCTTGAGCCTTCAGGCAGCGCAAAGGAAGTGTTTGAGGCGCTGGCGCAGCGGGGAATTGTTGTGCGAATGTTCAGCTCGAACCGACTGAAGGACTTCTTCCGTGTCGCCGTAGGGACGCCGGAGCAGACCGACGAATTTGTGAACGCGCTGCGCGAAGTGATGTAA
- the hisG gene encoding ATP phosphoribosyltransferase: MAFNGSLRLAISSDGALFEPTQRFLRSCGIGVSRSNTRRYIADIPAMPGVTVMFQRGADITPKVEEGSADLGVVGLDRYLETRSEGGDSGVVIDDLDFGRCQLVLGVPDSWVDVVSLADLADVSMEFRQQGRDLRIVTKYPRLVERFLLRSGINLFSLVHSSGTLEAAVAMGFADMIADVSESGTTMRENRLKTISGGTIISSQACLISNQRLLSEDDAKLERAKTIVDVMEGHLRSRNYFSITANMRGETPEDVARQVLEHTDISGLRGPTIAKVYSQDGSGWYAATVIIRKSKLTEAVDSLRQAGGTSVTVTDLSYVFNSTCEAQERLTSGVV, from the coding sequence ATGGCGTTTAATGGCAGTTTGCGGCTTGCCATATCAAGCGATGGTGCGCTATTCGAGCCGACACAGAGGTTCTTGCGATCGTGCGGGATCGGCGTCTCGCGTAGCAACACGCGCCGCTACATCGCGGACATCCCCGCGATGCCCGGCGTTACGGTGATGTTCCAGCGCGGCGCGGATATTACGCCTAAAGTCGAAGAAGGCAGTGCAGATTTGGGCGTCGTTGGGCTTGACCGATACCTTGAGACGCGAAGTGAGGGCGGTGACAGCGGAGTCGTCATCGACGACTTGGACTTCGGCAGATGCCAACTCGTTTTGGGCGTCCCGGATTCGTGGGTCGATGTCGTCTCGCTCGCAGACTTGGCGGATGTGTCGATGGAGTTTAGGCAGCAGGGTAGGGACTTGCGGATCGTTACGAAGTACCCGCGCTTGGTCGAACGTTTTCTGCTGCGGTCTGGCATCAACCTCTTCTCACTTGTCCATTCTAGCGGCACGTTGGAAGCGGCGGTTGCGATGGGATTCGCGGATATGATTGCGGATGTGTCCGAGAGCGGCACAACAATGCGCGAAAATCGACTGAAGACGATTTCAGGCGGCACGATTATCTCATCACAGGCATGCCTAATCAGCAATCAGCGGCTGCTGAGCGAGGATGACGCCAAGCTGGAACGCGCCAAGACGATTGTCGATGTAATGGAAGGGCATCTACGCTCCCGTAACTACTTCAGCATCACGGCGAACATGCGCGGCGAGACGCCCGAGGATGTGGCGCGGCAGGTCTTGGAGCACACGGACATCAGCGGCTTGCGCGGTCCGACCATCGCGAAGGTGTACTCGCAGGATGGCTCCGGTTGGTACGCTGCGACCGTCATCATCAGGAAAAGCAAGCTGACCGAAGCGGTGGACAGCCTGCGGCAGGCGGGTGGAACAAGCGTTACCGTAACGGATTTGAGCTATGTGTTCAATTCCACATGCGAAGCTCAAGAGCGGCTGACTAGTGGGGTAGTGTAA